Within Paenibacillus albicereus, the genomic segment CGACGTTCAAGCCGATCGGCTACGACCGGCTGAGGCGCCACCCCTCCTATGAGGAGGCGGTCAAGCTCAACGCCAAGCCGCTCTGGATCGGCCCATACGAGCAGGAGGAGCTGACGGGCAAGGAGTTCGCGCTGTTCACCCAGATGAGGCTCGTCAAGGACCGCGAGAGCCTGAGCGACCTCGGCATCATGGTCACCCAGTTCAAGTCGTCGGGCGTGGACGAGATCCTGACGGACTTCAAGGGCAGCGAGGACGACGGCTCGCGCTACTATATCCTCAACCGCAACGGGCTCGTGCTGCTCGACAGCGAGACCGACATGGAGGGCAGCTACATCAGCAGCTCCAGCTATGCGGCGGCGAGTCCCGGCACGCCGTATGTGAGCGGACGGGCGGAGTTCCTCCACGTCGACAGCCTCGTCTCCTCCTACTGGCTCGGCATCAACGACTGGATGCTCGTCTCGGCCAAGCCGTGGAGCTCGCTCATGAGCGAGAACATCGCCTTCGTCAAATGGATCAGCCTGCTGACCGGCCTCAGCCTGCTGTCGGCCGTGCTGTTCAACGTCTTTTTCGTCAATCGGGTCGCGAAGTCGATCATCCGCGTCGTGCGCAAGATGCGGCTCGTCGAGCAGGGCCTGCTGGACATCCGCGTGCCGGTGCAGGGCAAGGACGAGACGGTGCTGCTCGGCAACAGCTTCAACAGCATGACCGAGCGGCTCGGTCGGCTGCTGACCGAGGTGAGGGAGGAGCAGATCCGCAAGCAGCGGGCCGAAATGATGCTCATGCAGGCGCAGATCAAGCCGCATTTCCTGTTCAACACGCTGGAGTCGATCAACGCGCTGGCCGCGCAGAACGAAGGGGCCAAGATCATGCTGATGGTGCGCCGGCTCAGCCAGCTGCTGCGCACGAGCATGCACCAGAAGGAAGAGATCACCGTCCACGAGGAGCTCGAGCATGTCCGCAGCTACCTCGAGATCCAGAAGTACCGGTTCGAGGATCTGTTCTCGTACGGAATGGACGTGGACGAGGGCGCGCTGGAATACCGCATCCTCAAGCTGACGCTGCAGCCGCT encodes:
- a CDS encoding cache domain-containing sensor histidine kinase; this encodes MNLRPKLLLAFILLIVVPVAASGVVSFLYYEHLIEKKYNEQTELTMNAVGRNITNFFDEMNRLTDVNLTSSVVQHTLKINADPGGGASSLIAIGLAEKEMGPLLFQNPAISYIALYANNGALFRSTRNDPTTFKPIGYDRLRRHPSYEEAVKLNAKPLWIGPYEQEELTGKEFALFTQMRLVKDRESLSDLGIMVTQFKSSGVDEILTDFKGSEDDGSRYYILNRNGLVLLDSETDMEGSYISSSSYAAASPGTPYVSGRAEFLHVDSLVSSYWLGINDWMLVSAKPWSSLMSENIAFVKWISLLTGLSLLSAVLFNVFFVNRVAKSIIRVVRKMRLVEQGLLDIRVPVQGKDETVLLGNSFNSMTERLGRLLTEVREEQIRKQRAEMMLMQAQIKPHFLFNTLESINALAAQNEGAKIMLMVRRLSQLLRTSMHQKEEITVHEELEHVRSYLEIQKYRFEDLFSYGMDVDEGALEYRILKLTLQPLVENSIQHGFDGLERAGIITVRVELRPGAIMLTVEDNGIGMDGPTLQRVAEGKKDEKWSPMEDGERGGLGLRNVADRLRIHYGPSFGMMICSSPGEGTIIRCTIPRNKGDLE